Proteins encoded in a region of the Rutidosis leptorrhynchoides isolate AG116_Rl617_1_P2 chromosome 9, CSIRO_AGI_Rlap_v1, whole genome shotgun sequence genome:
- the LOC139866692 gene encoding protein FAR1-RELATED SEQUENCE 5-like, giving the protein MPQLFISNHFKLLPNVTKPASLLLCSKRHKQDEPAGEIISPLLTMLRPVTPKCRISSLLYLRWFGDVLAFDAMYRTNRYNMVFVPFTGMDHHNKCVTFGGGLLKHETIESYEWLLKAFLTAHPNQPQLVLTDQDPAMKEAITNVFTESTHRLCMWHVMKKLPKKVCGELLKNTDLRKRIHKLVWDVLLTKEKFESQWQSLISEFNLEENTWLADKFKIRDRWVPGYFSHLLMCRLMKTTSRAESSNAFFRIFTDPDLTLVQFMLNFESAMDKQRHEHHVLDYQTKKTTPCLVTELKIEGHAASVYTLAIFEKVQKEIYRGLYFYSHKVVTSDDVAEVYEIQDVNMKTKVVSRHQVVLNKDGNIVCSCNHFGRHGWLCRHIFCVFNNIRVEEIPEIYIKRRWRRDILTTRLLDKRHGYGMQNDETSIMCSQVISDVKVIVSRLKKIPQQLFEFAEFVKKNKDDVLVDIASQSAEKNTEEEICELLDVTIPDEIQVRPPRNINNKGSRRKRMVGQDEKYANKRKKQFRECKNVVNTRLITIHAIVRGKKKRRRLKSRSLKSNSRIKRSRQKKSLNASINIHNCSYIITNLLLICTTTQVNIVTI; this is encoded by the exons ATGCCACAATTATTCATATCTAATCACTTTAAATTATTGCCAAACGTCACCAAACCAGCATCATTACTTCTATGCTCTAAACGGCATAAACAAGATGAGCCGGCTGGTGAAATAATTAGCCCTCTATTAACCATGTTGAGGCCAGTCACACCAAAG TGTAGAA TATCATCGCTTCTATACTTGAGATGGTTTGGAGATGTGCTAGCTTTTGATGCAATGTACCGAACCAACAG GTACAATATGGTTTTTGTTCCATTTACTGGTATGGATCACCACAACAAGTGTGTAACATTTGGTGGTGGTCTTCTTAAGCATGAAACTATTGAAAGTTATGAATGGTTGCTTAAAGCATTCTTAACAGCCCATCCAAATCAACCCCAATTGGTTCTTACGGACCAGGACCCAGCCATGAAGGAAGCTATTACAAACGTGTTTACTGAGTCAACACACAGACTATGTATGTGGCATGTGATGAAGAAATTACCTAAAAAG GTATGTGGGGAGCTCTTGAAGAACACTGATCTGAGGAAGCGGATACATAAACTTGTGTGGGATGTGTTACTTACAAAGGAAAAGTTTGAGAGTCAATGGCAGTCGTTGATAAGCGAGTTCAATCTTGAAGAAAACACATGGCTTGCTGACAAATTCAAGATTAGGGATAGATGGGTGCCTGGTTATTTTTCTCACCTGCTAATGTGTCGTTTGATGAAGACAACATCAAGGGCAGAGAGTTCAAACGCattctttcgaatttttacagATCCAGATCTTACCCTTGTTCAGTTCATGTTAAACTTTGAGAGTGCTATGGATAAACAGAGACATGAACACCATGTTCTTGATTACCAAACAAAGAAAACAACGCCATGTTTGGTTACCGAGTTAAAAATCGAGGGACACGCTGCGAGTGTCTACACATTAGCCATTTTTGAAAAGGTGCAGAAAGAAATATACAGAGGTCTATATTTTTACTCCCACAAGGTGGTTACATCTGATGATGTTGCTGAGGTATATGAGATTCAAGATGTTAACATGAAAACTAAAGTTGTTTCTCGACATCAG GTTGTTCTTAACAAGGATGGTAACATTGTATGTAGCTGTAATCACTTTGGTCGCCATGGTTGGTTATGTCGTCACATTTTTTGTGTTTTCAACAATATTCGAGTCGAGGAAATCCCAGAAATATATATCAAGAGGCGATGGAGAAGGGACATACTAACAACACGTCTTTTGGATAAAAGGCATGGATATGGAATGCAAAACGATGAAACCTCAATAATGTGCTCGCAAGTTATTTCAGACGTTAAGGTCATTGTTAGCAGACTAAAAAAAATTCCCCAACAGTTATTTGAGTTTGCTgaatttgttaaaaaaaataaagatgATGTTTTAGTGGATATTGCATCTCAATCGGCTGAGAAAAACACAGAAGAGGAGATATGCGAGTTGTTAGATGTGACCATTCCTGACGAAATCCAAGTTAGGCCTCCCAGAAACATAAACAACAAAGGTTCACGCCGCAAGCGTATGGTTGGACAAGATGAAAAGTATGCGAACAAACGGAAAAAGCAATTTCGGGAGTGCAAAAATGTGGTGAATACCAGGCTGATCACGATTCACGCAATTGTGAGAGGAAAAAAAAAGAGAAGACGCTTAAAGAGCAGAAGTTTAAAGAGCAACAGCAGAATCAAAAGAAGCAGACAGAAAAAAAGCTTAAATGCAAGCATCAACATTCACAACTGCTCATATATCATCACCAATTTACTTCTCATATGCACAACTACACAAGTAAACATAGTAACAATCTGA